In one Heptranchias perlo isolate sHepPer1 chromosome 25, sHepPer1.hap1, whole genome shotgun sequence genomic region, the following are encoded:
- the LOC137342037 gene encoding dynein light chain 2, cytoplasmic-like, translating into MSERKAVIKNADMSEDMQQEAVECATQALEKYNIEKDIAAYIKKEFDKKYNPTWHCIVGRNFGSYVTHETKHFIYFYLGQVAILLFKSG; encoded by the exons ATGTCTGAAAGAAAAGCTGTCATTAAGAATGCTGACATGTCTGAAGACATGCAGCAGGAAGCTGTGGAGTGTGCTACCCAGGCACTAGAGAAGTACAACATTGAGAAAGACATAGCAGCTTACATCAAGAAG GAATTTGACAAAAAGTACAACCCCACATGGCATTGTATTGTCGGTAGAAACTTTGGCAGCTATGTGACTCATGAAACTAAACACTTCATCTATTTCTACCTGGGCCAGGTGGCCATCCTCCTTTTTAAATCTGGCTGA